Below is a genomic region from Billgrantia tianxiuensis.
TTTCTGCCGTTTCTCATCCTGCTGGCCTGCCCGCTGATGCATCTGTTCATGCATGGTGGACATGGCCGGCATGGCAAGGGAGGGGACAAGACATGAACGCCGGAGAAAGCGCCTATGGGCTATGGATGCTGGTCATCCTGAACTCGGCGGTCTTTATATTCTTTGCCTTCAGTTTCATCAAGCCCCGCAGCAAGGCGGACTGGCGAAGCCTGGGCGCCTTCTCGGCCTTCGTGGTAGCGCTGTTCGTGGAGATGTATGGCTTTCCCTTGACCATTTACTTCCTCGCCGGCTGGCTGGTCAGCCGCTATCCGGATCTCGACCCCTTCTCCCACGACAGCGGTCATCTGCTGCAGACCTTGCTGGGAGTGGAGGGCGACCCTCATTTCAATGTCCTGCATATTGCCAGCAACGTCATAATCGTCGTGGGCTTCTTCATGCTGGCATCGGCCTGGCGTGTTCTCTATCGAGCGCAACAGAGCGGCGAAGTCGCCATGACCGGCTGGTATGCGCGCTGTCGTCACCCTCAGTATGCCGCCCTTGTCCTGATCATGTTCGGGTTCCTGTTGCAATGGCCCACGCTGTTGACCCTCATGATGTTCCCGGTTCTGGTCGTGGTCTATGTGCGCCTCGCTCGTCGTGAAGAACACATGGCCCTGATGGAATTTGGTGAGGTATATCGAGCTTATATGGAGCGAACTCCAAGGTTTATCCCCCGGCTATCTTCCAAACTCACTACCCATTTCCGAGGAGGGTGATTTGCACACTATCCATCACGACAGACCGATCAAGTCTGAGTGAGAATAAAACTAAGTAGAAGAGGTGAATTTGTCATGAGT
It encodes:
- a CDS encoding methyltransferase family protein, producing MNAGESAYGLWMLVILNSAVFIFFAFSFIKPRSKADWRSLGAFSAFVVALFVEMYGFPLTIYFLAGWLVSRYPDLDPFSHDSGHLLQTLLGVEGDPHFNVLHIASNVIIVVGFFMLASAWRVLYRAQQSGEVAMTGWYARCRHPQYAALVLIMFGFLLQWPTLLTLMMFPVLVVVYVRLARREEHMALMEFGEVYRAYMERTPRFIPRLSSKLTTHFRGG